Part of the Triticum aestivum cultivar Chinese Spring chromosome 4D, IWGSC CS RefSeq v2.1, whole genome shotgun sequence genome is shown below.
TGTCCCCGGCGAGCACCAGAAGGAACGGCGGCAGAGAGCCGAGGTGGTAGATTCTCTTCTGCTTCTGCACGGCCATCCACCCTTCCACCCGCCTCGTGTACCCGCCGGTGCGCCACTGGTCCACGTCCATCACCATCACGCCGGTGTTGAAGTAGCACGGGCGCCGCCCGTGGAACGTCCCGCTGAGCGCCGGGTCCATCCAAAATGTGTCCGTGAAGTAGTTGGTGAAGTTGGCGTGGCAGTACTCCGGTGCGCCCACTACGTGGCCCGCGAGGTCCACGGAGAAGAGCGTGCGGATGTCATCGACGACGATCACGTCGGAGTCGAGGTAGATCACCCGGCGCACGTCGGGGGGAAGCGTGTCGGCAAGGTAGATGCGCGCATAGTTGAGCGGCTGGTCCAGAGCGTGGCGGATGGACCGGGAGATACGTCCCCGGACGCGCGACGGATCGAATCGGTACACGCGGAGGTCCAGGTAAGGGAAGGTCGCGCGCAGCATGGCGACGAGGTCACCGTCCGTCCGGGCGGCGAGGAAGTGAAACACCACGTTCTCCGGGCACGCTGTGTGCTGCAGGATGGAGAGCACGCCGGCCATGGTGCCGCGGAGGTAGTTAGCGTCCAGCGTCATGGCGACGTTCACCTTGTCACCGCCGGCGCACTCGGCGCCGTTTCGGAAGGCGGGCGCCTCGCGGAACGTAGGGATAGAATCCAACGGCTGCCGGATCATCATGGCAGGGTCGACGCGGATGCCAGCGACGGCGGTCGCCGCGTCTCCGAGCAGGACAAGGAGCGCAATGACGACGACACAGCCGGTTGGAAGCATCGTGTGTGTCCGGCCAGCGGAGCGGGCGAGACAATTGACGGGTGGCCGAGTGGTTGTCGCCGGCAAGGCAAACCAATGGCGACAACGGCGGCGGCAGGAAAGAGGGCACGGAGAAGGTGGCCACCCTGGTCCCTGGTAATGGTAGGGACGGGGTTAGGAAGGGAGGGGGGCCACCATCAAAACGGTGGAGAAAGGAGAGTGTAAGGTGAAGAGGAGAAGGGACAAACATGGTGGCAATGGATGGGGGTGGTGGGCGGCTGGGAGGGAAGGTAGGAGCACGGACAAGAAGGTGGTGGCACCAATAAGATGGCTCTGCTACCTATAGTTGGATCATTTCCATGCATTTCGTGTTGACATGGAGTAATATGGATTGGCTTGAGTTGACTCCAAATTAATGCTTTGCCAAGCTACTGTCTGATTAGAAACAGGGACAACATTAGCACATCTCCAACGCTCACCGTGAAGCCGCCCACGTGCGTCCGGATCATGCGGTCTGACTGTGTTGTGCCGTCCACGTGAATTTGTATCGGTCTAACGGACGATCTAGACGTACTTTTTTCATAAAACGGAGACAAACTAAATGGCGCTTTACGGGCGTGCGAACCGCTGCCACACCCGTGTCTGACCGCACTGGCCCACAAAAAATAACTCACCGCCTCTCCCTCGCTTTTCATCAAACGCCcgtgccgcattcatgccggccTAGAGCATGCAACGGCTGACATTGATGCCATGATTTAACCAGACGGGAGGGCGGCGCTGACGGACGTGTTCTCTCGAGCGTCGCCTCTTCGATGCAGGCTCCACTGTAACACCTGATAATTCAGCTACATTAGTCAcatgctaatggtgccatgtcgtCACATTAATGTTGTTAAATCCCCCTTTGATTCAAGCATGACTCAAATTCAATTTTAAATTAAAGTCCAAaaattaaagttttcaaatgtcagaACTAAATTGTTCAAATGTggcaaatattacataggtaattatgatgaagaaccaacatttttttaaagtgtaTAAATgccctaaaataaataaaacatggGCTAAAACAATTACTTAAATGCTTTTTAATCCATACAATTTTGCAAACTATTTTAACTGCGTGCCAAATTTTTTATGACAGTGGCATATTTTAcaacactaatttaggtgctatACATGCATTAACATAAAACTTAAATAACctggaaataaaatagaaaacagtagaaaaaaagaaagagaaaaaacaaaaaacaaagaaaaaggaaaaatgaaaatcctccccctcccctgggccttggcccagctaaCGAGCCAGGCAGGCCCATGTGCGCTTGCGCCCCCTCCCCTGTTCATGGGGTGAAGCATGGCCGCGCCCGATGCCCGCCGCGGCCGTGGCCGTCATCGTGGTGGCCATCCGGCGGCACCCGCCGACCGCCCGGCACCTACTTAACCCTCCCCCCACCTCCCGCGCCAGTAACCCAGCCCCTACACCCTCTCTCATCGCCGCCTACacccgaggccaccgtcgccgcccgtcgcccgtcgtcgccTCATCTCCTCGTCGCCGACCGCCTCCCCAATGGTCCCAGGAGCCTCGCCGCCTCTCTCCTTGTAAACGACGTTGAGCCCCCACGCTCTTCCTCTCCTTCTACGTCTGCCCACGCATTGCCTCGCCCCGTTCGTGCCCTGGGTCACGCCTCGTGCCCCTCGCGCGCTCGCACGGCCGCCCGCTCACGCGCCATGCCGTGCTCGCTGCGGCCGCTGCTCCTGCTGCCCCCCGCGCACGCGCTCGCCTCCACCTGCTCCGGCCCCCACAGTACCTCTACCGCTGCAACCACCCACTTGGCGCCTGCTGCGCCGCTCGCCGCTGCTGCCTGCATTGCTCGACGACGCTGCACGCGAACCGCCCTAGCTCCAGCCACCCAAGCCCCTGCCGTCGTGCGCCGTGCGCACGCACGCGTGCGACGTGGCCATGGCCGCTGGTGGCTTTGGGCCACTGGCCAAAGGGGCCGACGCCCCTGCTTTTATTAAAagaatagaaataaaaataaattaataaATCTACCATTCTTAAGAAGTTACTCCCCATTACAAAGCATTCTCTTAATATGCAGGTAGTCTACGTCATCATTTTGCCACATAGGCTTTCATCTCACGAACTGGAATTCACACCACGAGCATAATCTTCCGCGGCCTCCCGTGCATCATCAGATATTAGAAAAAATATTGCTAGACTCCGCATGCAAGCTTCCTTCTCGCTAGGCATACCCAATAAGACCTCCTTCAATGCAAAGGTGGTTAGATGGGTGCTAAATGCATTAAATACCTTAGCAACTTAACTCCTtaatgcatagatgcttaacttGTTGTTGCTAATCACACTTTATTTAATGAGTTAGCACCTAAAGTCATTCACGCATTGGTCGAGTTCtttcatttaagtggtttgcctaGGTTCTCGTGCATGGCATTGGTttttcctggggtcaccaaagtgctctctcCCCTCCTTAAATGTTCTGCAATGTCATTTTTTCGCTCatgtggcatgcttagcacctgtcCATAGTGAAGCACTGGGAAGGGCCTAAACCGCAATCAATATATGCATGCAGTGATTCTGGCATCATAATAACTCCGTCACAGTGAAATTCCTGAAAAGTAAGTAGTAGTGGGTGTCCTTCATTAGCGGTTGACATTAATCCAAGGAGACATGCAGCTAGACCAACGCTTCCATTACGGTAATCCATTCTTGCATGCGCCGAGACGTGGGTGATCCATTTAATGGCAGCGCTGATTTCAGTTTAGATTCCACGTGGACCGAATATTTATGTCCTTTCGTCTAGCTTATTAATCTGATCAACGGTATCCCGGGGGTTCCGCTCTCAACGATTAAATCTCCGCCGATTCCATAAAGAAATCACACCAATTCTTCTCATCTTCCCTATCTCCAACTCTCTGTCCATACTGCGCTGCCGCCGGCCAAGCCTTCACGGCATGTTGCCGTCGAAGATCCACTCACTGCTGCCGGCTCACAGATCATTCCCTCTATCTCTACGTCTCTCTAAGCCATGCGATCCCCGCCATCGCTGGTTATGATGGCC
Proteins encoded:
- the LOC123099888 gene encoding probable galacturonosyltransferase-like 4, coding for MLPTGCVVVIALLVLLGDAATAVAGIRVDPAMMIRQPLDSIPTFREAPAFRNGAECAGGDKVNVAMTLDANYLRGTMAGVLSILQHTACPENVVFHFLAARTDGDLVAMLRATFPYLDLRVYRFDPSRVRGRISRSIRHALDQPLNYARIYLADTLPPDVRRVIYLDSDVIVVDDIRTLFSVDLAGHVVGAPEYCHANFTNYFTDTFWMDPALSGTFHGRRPCYFNTGVMVMDVDQWRTGGYTRRVEGWMAVQKQKRIYHLGSLPPFLLVLAGDIQAVDHRWNQHGLGGDNVKGRCRGLHPGPISLLHWSGKGKPWHRLDARRPCTVDYLWAPYDLYRPSSPVLEE